One Salminus brasiliensis chromosome 5, fSalBra1.hap2, whole genome shotgun sequence DNA segment encodes these proteins:
- the LOC140556448 gene encoding uncharacterized protein: protein MADLRPDAAETAEKQAVNCDQREESAAEPSTAGAAEPEPEPEPEPAAAAAAAAAEEEERTGELCSAASPQPALNSEPKQSGEKAAAEAPVDCAEELDAAPKKSKSDLVWSETEEDRSSTPRSEPCKKSTGPVNAEDHSAEDHSAEDHSAEDHSLDAKCSAEKKRTVAQNEEDEFTDVSVEMECEEDDDDEEEEEEEDEDEEEEEEEEEEEEEEDDDDDEEDEDEEEEKDVEKQKGEETPEDEGDERKEGGGEEEEECREADGTVKQKKSRMECRDCGKTFTRRETYNLHRHFHMHQDEQASLTCKECGLTFQHRSSLIKHRSEHKRNGVSHPVLASRRRARRREFKEEMSIECDHCGDRFASVVRYRLHACQQGLEKLYRCPLCRKEFQYRVSINAHMQSHSLDSPYRCLECNKGFPCAVTLHIHQRSHAALKPYECPDCGMVFRHRSFMEDHRRKHTEERPHQCKICGKSFKYGSLLQQHQYLHTGQKPYRCSECGKRFAFAQNMRAHYRQHKNPVFANTVTHIANRSVAHVTDLGTTGKENANREAEKQRNCPLCPRLFYKAADLREHMLMHEAEYERLSNGKKPDQIHVCPYCPLKFMEEATFQSHVLTHQVVPAPLKREVLSVARAGSMDNMSAGGEWGDQADKKPLKCKDCGKCFRYRSVLELHMRIHNKGYQCHICKKSFRFSSYLQQHLIIHSGKKPYKCPDCGKDFAFLQNMKTHQRLHQQKPFRCTQCRKGYSDEGQLQRHMLSHSGEKPHKCHLCDKSFGLAYLLRDHLNTHTGERPHRCQECHKSFPWLSSLLVHQKIHARKRQAMSQSYSSLAVSRTRGIGGRGKRNSRWISSWPRIGGDHERTMPLPQASFPDEILQGSVLPSMMGRPSVSDADVLEQTQLRSQQQLQPWQTEGQARPVPLQQQWQIHIKPQQQQQQPPTWVSDGQQNDLKHLFMSGVHLKPILPKLAQPHQQQNPAWADVMLSAQAGPAPKQLVENCPAQDSGQEQKKQQQPPFWAGSPMSAPKSPGGADESSVDTKACSPASKTQSPPKERSVSTDATQNTKTEVLGQSAKGKNAIALQTSEGLLQANNDTDKTTNSGEDQPQARQSTDEPSSKSWSFRTRKALNLQEKPAMEAESQLHIMQHSSPQKQQQQLQLVLPPPQMQLLQQPLQQLQQEQLQQFLQQQQFHQSQQQKNQMPSAWDGTPQPNQLGTISIQFGAARFAPGPGNTVWGFQAAPVVSQTLINGPIQQGHVRAQQQAPVVSGPSILLNQNPPFISPPPLPLPSPLALPGPHPIHTVAGQLPGPAPGIFFSPQGMVGERPVLPQALTSPHLTQRTEPHKPGSQVLFGPDRRFHCMVCGCTLPGELELQMHYMQHAQGEI, encoded by the coding sequence GGCCAGTAAACGCAGAGGACCACAGTGCAGAGGACCACAGTGCAGAGGACCACAGTGCAGAAGACCACAGCTTAGATGCTAAGTGTAGTGCAGAAAAGAAGCGGACAGTGGCACAAAACGAGGAGGACGAATTCACAGACGTGAGTGTGGAAATGGAAtgtgaagaagatgatgatgatgaggaggaggaggaggaggaagacgaggacgaggaggaggaggaggaggaggaagaagaagaagaagaagaagatgatgatgatgatgaggaggacgaggacgaggaggaggagaaagacgTAGAAAAGCAGAAGGGAGAGGAAACTCCAGAAGACGAGGGAGATGAGAGAAAAGAAGGAGGtggggaagaggaggaagagtgtCGCGAGGCGGATGGTACGGTGAAGCAAAAGAAGAGCCGCATGGAATGCCGCGACTGCGGCAAGACGTTCACGCGGCGGGAGACGTACAACCTGCATCGCCACTTTCACATGCATCAAGACGAGCAGGCCTCTCTGACCTGCAAAGAATGCGGCCTCACCTTTCAGCATCGCAGCAGCCTCATCAAGCATCGCAGCGAACACAAGCGAAACGGGGTTTCACATCCAGTGCTGGCCTCGCGAAGGAGGGCGCGGCGAAGAGAGTTCAAGGAGGAAATGAGCATTGAATGCGACCACTGCGGCGATCGCTTCGCGTCGGTAGTCCGATACAGGCTCCATGCTTGTCAGCAAGGCCTGGAGAAGCTTTACCGTTGCCCCTTGTGCCGTAAAGAGTTCCAGTACAGAGTGTCCATCAATGCCCACATGCAGAGCCATTCGTTAGATAGTCCTTACCGGTGCCTTGAGTGCAACAAGGGTTTTCCGTGCGCTGTGACGCTACACATCCACCAGCGCTCCCACGCTGCCCTCAAACCTTATGAATGCCCTGACTGTGGTATGGTCTTCAGGCACCGCTCGTTTATGGAAGACCACCGGCGTAAGCACACAGAAGAGCGGCCTCACCAGTGCAAGATATGTGGCAAAAGCTTCAAATACGGCAGCCTTTTGCAGCAGCATCAGTACCTGCACACTGGCCAGAAGCCGTACCGGTGCTCGGAATGTGGGAAGAGATTTGCATTCGCGCAAAACATGCGTGCGCACTATCGGCAGCATAAAAACCCAGTCTTCGCCAACACAGTAACGCATATTGCAAATCGCAGTGTGGCACACGTTACGGATTTAGGAACAACGGGTAAGGAGAACGCAAACCGCGAGGCGGAGAAGCAGCGCAACTGTCCACTGTGTCCTCGGCTCTTCTACAAAGCAGCCGACCTTAGGGAACACATGTTGATGCATGAGGCGGAATACGAAAGACTGAGTAATGGTAAAAAGCCCGATCAGATCCACGTCTGCCCGTACTGTCCACTTAAATTCATGGAGGAAGCTACCTTTCAGTCCCATGTGTTGACTCATCAGGTTGTGCCCGCGCCTTTGAAGAGGGAGGTTCTCAGCGTAGCAAGGGCAGGCAGTATGGATAACATGTCAGCAGGAGGCGAGTGGGGAGACCAAGCGGACAAGAAGCCTCTGAAATGCAAAGACTGTGGGAAATGCTTTCGCTACCGCTCGGTTTTAGAGCTCCACATGCGCATACACAACAAGGGTTACCAGTGCCACATCTGCAAGAAGTCGTTCCGATTTAGCAGCTACTTACAGCAGCACTTGATTATTCATTCTGGGAAGAAGCCATACAAGTGCCCGGACTGTGGTAAGGACTTTGCCTTTCTTCAGAACATGAAGACTCACCAGAGACTGCACCAACAGAAGCCTTTCCGCTGCACGCAGTGCCGCAAAGGGTACAGCGACGAGGGTCAGCTGCAGCGCCACATGCTCTCTCACTCGGGTGAGAAGCCTCACAAGTGCCACCTCTGTGACAAGAGCTTCGGTTTAGCGTACCTGCTTCGTGACCACCTGAACACCCACACTGGGGAGAGGCCCCACCGTTGCCAAGAGTGCCATAAATCGTTCCCCTGGCTCAGCAGTCTCCTCGTCCATCAAAAGATACATGCGCGGAAGCGGCAAGCGATGAGCCAGTCTTACTCTTCACTTGCCGTTTCCAGGACAAGGGGCATCGGGGGCCGGGGCAAGAGAAATAGTAGGTGGATTTCAAGTTGGCCAAGAATCGGGGGAGATCACGAAAGGACGATGCCGCTGCCACAGGCCTCTTTTCCTGATGAGATTTTGCAAGGGTCAGTGCTGCCGAGTATGATGGGGCGGCCGTCTGTTTCCGACGCAGATGTGCTTGAGCAAACGCAGCTGAGATCACAACAGCAATTACAGCCCTGGCAGACGGAGGGCCAGGCTAGACCTGTTCCGTTGCAACAGCAATGGCAAATACACATTAagcctcagcagcagcagcagcagccgcctACATGGGTATCAGACGGACAACAAAATGACTTGAAGCACCTCTTCATGTCAGGAGTCCATTTAAAACCGATCTTGCCAAAGCTTGCACAGCCGCACCAACAACAGAACCCTGCCTGGGCTGATGTGATGCTGTCGGCTCAGGCTGGGCCAGCTCCCAAGCAGCTTGTAGAGAACTGCCCGGCACAAGATAGTGGTCAAGAACAGAAGAAGCAGCAACAGCCTCCCTTCTGGGCCGGTTCGCCGATGTCTGCTCCAAAGTCACCGGGCGGTGCAGACGAATCGTCAGTGGATACAAAAGCGTGTTCGCCGGCATCGAAGACTCAGAGTCCCCCGAAGGAACGGTCAGTTTCCACTGATGCAACTCAGAACACTAAGACTGAAGTTCTTGGTCAGTCAGCAAAGGGCAAAAATGCTATTGCCTTGCAAACATCTGAAGGCTTGTTACAGGCAAATAACGACACTGATAAAACTACTAACAGTGGAGAGGACCAGCCACAAGCGCGGCAATCGACAGATGAGCCCAGTAGTAAGTCTTGGAGTTTCAGAACTCGTAAGGCGTTAAATCTACAGGAAAAGCCTGCGATGGAAGCGGAGTCTCAGCTACATATAATGCAACACTCTTCACCACAAAAGCAGCAACAGCAGTTGCAACTGGTCCTACCACCACCACAAATGCAGCTCCTCCAGCAGCCATTGCAGCAACTTCAGCAGGAGCAGTTGCAACAGTTTCTTCAACAACAGCAGTTTCATCAGTCCCAGCAGCAGAAGAACCAGATGCCCTCTGCGTGGGATGGTACACCTCAACCCAACCAGTTGGGAACGATCAGTATTCAGTTCGGGGCGGCTCGGTTTGCTCCCGGGCCTGGAAACACTGTGTGGGGATTCCAGGCTGCTCCAGTTGTTTCACAGACTCTAATAAACGGACCCATTCAACAGGGGCACGTGCGGGCACAGCAGCAGGCGCCTGTAGTTTCGGGCCCTTCGATCCTCCTAAACCAGAACCCTCCGTTCATCTCCCCACCGCCACTCCCTCTGCCGTCTCCCCTTGCTTTGCCCGGTCCTCACCCCATACACACCGTAGCCGGGCAACTTCCAGGTCCGGCTCCAGGCATCTTTTTCAGTCCGCAGGGCATGGTGGGCGAGAGGCCGGTCTTACCGCAAGCTCTGACCTCACCGCATTTAACGCAACGAACCGAACCTCACAAACCAGGCAGTCAGGTCCTGTTTGGCCCAGATCGCCGCTTTCATTGCATGGTCTGTGGATGCACGTTACCTGGAGAGCTGGAATTGCAAATGCACTATATGCAACATGCGCAGGGAGAAATCTGA